The Halomicrobium zhouii region TCGCGGCGAAGTGGTTGGCCGTCCCCGCCCGGTCGGGCTTGCCGGCGCCGATGTTCTGGCCAGTCATCGTCTCGACCCCTCGGTCGACGGCGATGGCGGGCATGAAGATGAGCGAGAAGATGCGCGTCCCGACGCCGAAGGCGGCGACGACGGGCGTCGAGAACGTGGCGACGACGCCGAGCATCAGGATGACCGAGACGGACCGGCCGGTACCCTCGACGGAGGCCGGAATGCCGATGCGGACCAGCTTCTTGAGGTACGACGGGTCCGGGACCATCTCAGCCGGTCGGATGCGAACGCCGCGGTAGCCCCGGAGCATGATCCACAGGCCGACGACCATCGCCAGGCCGCGCGAGAAGATAGTCGCGATGGCGGCGCCCTGGACGCCCAGTTCGGGGAACACCCACCACCCGAAGATGAGGAACGGGTCCAGGATGACGTTGAACACCACCGTCCCGAACATGACGAGCATCGGGGTGATGGTGTCGCCCGCGCCGCGCATGAGCGCGATGAAGACGAAGAAGCCGAACATGGCGAACAGACCGGCCGACATCACCTCCAGGTAGGCGGTGGCGCCCGGCAGGACGTCCGGCGCGGCCCCGAGCAGGGCGAGGAACTCCTCGACGAAGAAAAAGCCCGCCGTGCCCAGGCACAGCGAGACGAGGAACGCGAACGTCACCGTCTGTGAGGCGGCGTACTGGGCCTCGCGGGTCTCGTCGGCGCCGGTGTGCTGGGCGACGAGCACGCTCCCGGCGACGGAGATGCCCATCCCAAGCGAGATGAGGAAGAACACCATCGGAAAGCCGAAGCTGATGGCCGCCAGCGCCTCCGTGCTGTAGCGACCGAGCCAGAACGTGTCCGCGAGGTTGTAGGCCACCTGCAGGAGGTTCGTGATGATGATGGGCAGGGAGAGGTAGAACAGCGGCGCCGCGATGGTACCGCTGGTCAGGTCGAGCTGCTCCTGGCCCTTGAACAGGCCGCCCGCGGCGTTCCGGAGCCGCTGGACGAACTCGCGCGCGCTCACTGTGACACCTCCGGCGTCGGTTCCACCGTCGGCTGCACGAGCGCGTCGAGGTACGTCTCGAGAGCGGTCTGGAGCGCGTCGACGTCCTCGCCGGCGACGACGTGGCGCGCCTGGGCGCCGTCGACCAGGGCCAGGACGAAGCGGGCCACCTCGTCGGGGTCGGTCCCCTCGCGATAGACGCCCGCGTCGATTCCCGCGACCACGAGGTCGTGGACCGTCCCGTAGATGTGGTCGTCGAACGCCGCGATGCGCTCCCCGAAGGCGTCGTCGTACGGCGACTGTGCCTTGATCTCCAGCAGCGCCGTCCGGAACTCCCGGGCGGTGTCACCCTCGGCCGGCGGGTGGAGGACGTCGTCGACGAATTCGCGGAGGCGCGCGTCGGGGTCGGCGGCCGCGTCGGCGCTCCCGTCGGCCCGCTCGCCGGCCACGCCCCCCTCGCCGTCGACCCCACCGACCCGTTCGGTGAACCGCTCGAAGAGGTAGTCCAGGAACGCGAGCATGAGCCCCTGCTTGCTCTCGTAGTGGTAGTGCAGTGACGCCTTGCTGCAATCGGCCGCCTCGGCGATGTGTCGCATCGTGAGATCCGCATAGCCGTGCCTGCAGAGCGCGTCGTAGGTAGCCCGCATGATGTCGTCGGCGGGGTCACTCATTGTTCTCTCTGACTAACCGGTCAGTCAAGAATGTTTGGAAGGTGAGTTACCCAGTCGCACGGGCAAGCGACCATCTCGTCCGCAATAGCGCTGGTCCCTCGCTACGCTCGGCGCCGTCCTGCTCACGGGTCGCTATGCTCCCCGTTCGCTCTGTAGCTGGGCCCTCCCTCCGGTCGGCCCCAGCCTGCTCGCGTGTCGCTCACTCCGTTCGCTCCCGCTCGCGTATGAGACGGCCCCTCCCTCCGGTCGGCGCCGTCCTGCTCGCGTGTCGCTCCGCTCCCCGTTCGCACTTTAGCTGGGCCCTCGCTACGCTCGGCCCCAGCCTACTCCTCAGCCAGGTCCAGGTCGAACTGCTCGTGCTCCTTCGCCGCGTTGAGCACGACGCTGGTGTTGGACTCTTTGATCTCCGGGTCGACGAGCAGTTCCTTGATCTGTGCGTTCATGCCGTCGGTGTCGGCGAACTTGCCGATGGCGATGACGTCGTAGTTGCCCGTCACCTCGTACACCGAGACCATCTGTTTGTGCTCGCGCAGGGTCTCGGTGACTTCGGGGAGCGAGGACCCCTCCACCTTCAGCTGGAGGATGGCAGTGACGTCGTACCCCAGCGCGTCGTAGTCGACCTTGGGGGTGTAGCCGTCGATGATACCCTCGTCTTCCAGCGTCGAGAGGTGATTCGAGACGGTGGTGACCGAGACGTCGAGGTCCTCGGCGAGGCTCCGCAGACTGGCGCGCCCGTCGCCCAGGAGTTCATTCACTAGCTTCCGGTCGAGATTTTCGTACGTCATTACAGGTGGACACGGTACGGGGGGATTAGAATTTTACGAATATCCAGAAATGGAGGATGGGAACGGAATGTTTGCGCAAAGCAGCAGGGTTTTAGTAATAGCAGTGTTCCGTTCGGGTGTCCAAAGATGACAAGCGAACTCTCGAAAGAGGCACAGGGCGTGCTCGACGAAATCGAAGAAAAGAACGTCGACTTCCTGCGTCTGCAATTTACGGACATTCTGGGTACAGTCAAGAACGTCTCCGTCCCGGCCGACCAGGCCGAGAAGGCGTTCACCGAAGGCATCTACTTCGACGGTTCCTCCATCAACGGCTTCGTCCGCATCCAGGAGTCCGACATGCGCCTGGACCCCGACCCGTCGACGTTCGCGGTACTCCCGTGGCGCAACGACGACGAGAGCGCCGCAGGTCGGCTCATCTGTGACGTGATAGACACGTCCAGCGGCAAGCCCTTCGCCGGCGACCCGCGCGGCGTCCTCAAGCGCGCCATCCAGCGCGCCGAAGATATGGGCTACCAGGTCAACGCCGCCCCCGAGCCGGAGTTCTTCCTCTTCGAGGAGGACGAGGAGGGCCGCGCGACGACGAAGACCAACGACGTCGGTGGCTACTTCGACCTCGCCCCCAAGGACCTCGCACAGGACGTCCGTCGCGACATCATCTTCGGCCTCGAGGACATGGGCTTCGACATCGAGGCCTCCCACCACGAGGTCGCCGAGGGTCAACACGAGATCAACTTCACGTACGACGACGCGCTGTCGACGGCCGACAACGTCGCCACGTTCCGTGCGGTCGTCCGCGCCATCGCGGCCGAACACGACCTGCACGCTACGTTCATGCCCAAGCCCATCGCGCGGATCAACGGCTCCGGCATGCACACCCACTTCTCGCTGTTCCAGGACGGCGAGAACGCCTTCCACGACGACGACGACGAGTTCAACCTGAGCGAGGTGGCAAAGCAGTTCACCGCCGGCATCCTCGACCACGCCGAGGCGCTCTCGGCCGTCACCAACCCGACCGTCAACAGCTACAAGCGCCTGGTTCCCGGCTACGAGGCGCCCGTCTACGTCGCCTGGTCCGACCGCAACCGCTCGGCGCTCATCCGCAAGCCGGCCGCGCGGACGCCCGCGGCCTCACGTATCGAGGCGCGCTTCCCCGACCCGTCGTGTAACCCGTACCTCGCCTTCGCCGCGCTCATCCACGCCGGTCTCGACGGCATCGAGCGCGAACTGAACTGCGACGACCCGGTCCGCGAGAACATCTACGAGTTCGACGAACAGAAGCGCGAGGAGTACGGCATCACCACGCTGCCGTCGAACCTCGGCGAGGCCATCGACGCCCTCGAAACCGACGAAGTCGTCCAGGACGCGCTGGGCGAGCACGTCTTCGAGAACTTCG contains the following coding sequences:
- a CDS encoding MATE family efflux transporter, encoding MSAREFVQRLRNAAGGLFKGQEQLDLTSGTIAAPLFYLSLPIIITNLLQVAYNLADTFWLGRYSTEALAAISFGFPMVFFLISLGMGISVAGSVLVAQHTGADETREAQYAASQTVTFAFLVSLCLGTAGFFFVEEFLALLGAAPDVLPGATAYLEVMSAGLFAMFGFFVFIALMRGAGDTITPMLVMFGTVVFNVILDPFLIFGWWVFPELGVQGAAIATIFSRGLAMVVGLWIMLRGYRGVRIRPAEMVPDPSYLKKLVRIGIPASVEGTGRSVSVILMLGVVATFSTPVVAAFGVGTRIFSLIFMPAIAVDRGVETMTGQNIGAGKPDRAGTANHFAAKASFLVLAAMGVVVFFTAPAVVSVFSDDPQVVQIGAEFLRWVAPTFGFIGIVRAYSGGFRGSGKVVVSASLAILMLGFLRLPVSWVASRVVDISVVSVSIPGVGIFETTAFANTLVADAFAYSLGSRGIWLGFAVSNVAAAAIAYVWFLRGTWRDADLTDDPTTAAAADD
- a CDS encoding TetR/AcrR family transcriptional regulator, with protein sequence MSDPADDIMRATYDALCRHGYADLTMRHIAEAADCSKASLHYHYESKQGLMLAFLDYLFERFTERVGGVDGEGGVAGERADGSADAAADPDARLREFVDDVLHPPAEGDTAREFRTALLEIKAQSPYDDAFGERIAAFDDHIYGTVHDLVVAGIDAGVYREGTDPDEVARFVLALVDGAQARHVVAGEDVDALQTALETYLDALVQPTVEPTPEVSQ
- the lrp gene encoding HTH-type transcriptional regulator Lrp, whose amino-acid sequence is MTYENLDRKLVNELLGDGRASLRSLAEDLDVSVTTVSNHLSTLEDEGIIDGYTPKVDYDALGYDVTAILQLKVEGSSLPEVTETLREHKQMVSVYEVTGNYDVIAIGKFADTDGMNAQIKELLVDPEIKESNTSVVLNAAKEHEQFDLDLAEE
- the glnA gene encoding type I glutamate--ammonia ligase, encoding MTSELSKEAQGVLDEIEEKNVDFLRLQFTDILGTVKNVSVPADQAEKAFTEGIYFDGSSINGFVRIQESDMRLDPDPSTFAVLPWRNDDESAAGRLICDVIDTSSGKPFAGDPRGVLKRAIQRAEDMGYQVNAAPEPEFFLFEEDEEGRATTKTNDVGGYFDLAPKDLAQDVRRDIIFGLEDMGFDIEASHHEVAEGQHEINFTYDDALSTADNVATFRAVVRAIAAEHDLHATFMPKPIARINGSGMHTHFSLFQDGENAFHDDDDEFNLSEVAKQFTAGILDHAEALSAVTNPTVNSYKRLVPGYEAPVYVAWSDRNRSALIRKPAARTPAASRIEARFPDPSCNPYLAFAALIHAGLDGIERELNCDDPVRENIYEFDEQKREEYGITTLPSNLGEAIDALETDEVVQDALGEHVFENFVEAKTQEFEEYIVEVSQWELDQYLESY